Proteins encoded in a region of the Mariprofundus ferrinatatus genome:
- a CDS encoding bacteriohemerythrin gives MTLYASDLPEVPFRAMHDVHLEEVEMINAIDALIEDLEAGDAAAYTLDERLAGLLAHTKAHFSNEERLMLEARFPPYPVHKGAHDLFLRELEAAIADWNATHRIVAIAAFMRGRLPDWMKDHIGSMDFVTARFLAMRE, from the coding sequence ATGACATTATACGCATCCGATCTCCCCGAAGTGCCATTCCGGGCCATGCATGACGTTCACCTTGAAGAGGTGGAGATGATCAATGCCATCGATGCCTTGATTGAAGACCTCGAGGCGGGCGATGCTGCTGCATATACCCTTGATGAAAGGCTGGCCGGGCTTCTTGCCCATACGAAAGCGCATTTCTCCAATGAGGAGCGGCTTATGCTGGAGGCCCGTTTCCCGCCCTACCCGGTGCATAAGGGTGCGCACGATCTCTTCCTTCGCGAACTTGAGGCTGCGATTGCTGACTGGAACGCGACACATCGGATTGTGGCGATCGCCGCCTTCATGCGCGGCCGGCTCCCCGACTGGATGAAGGATCATATCGGCAGCATGGACTTTGTAACCGCGCGCTTTCTCGCCATGCGGGAATAA
- the trxA gene encoding thioredoxin yields the protein MATVELTKENFKQKVDASDITVLDFWAPWCGPCKMFGPTFESVSENHPDILFGKVNTEQQQELGAHFNIRSIPTLMVIRENVLLYSEAGALPKPALEELIGQIRAVDMQEVHAEVAKMQAAEA from the coding sequence ATGGCTACGGTAGAACTGACCAAAGAGAATTTTAAGCAGAAGGTGGATGCAAGCGATATCACGGTGCTCGACTTCTGGGCGCCATGGTGTGGCCCCTGCAAGATGTTCGGGCCGACCTTCGAATCCGTATCGGAAAATCATCCCGATATTCTCTTCGGCAAGGTGAATACAGAGCAGCAGCAGGAGCTGGGTGCCCACTTCAATATCCGCTCCATTCCGACCCTGATGGTGATTCGGGAGAATGTGCTGCTCTACTCCGAAGCCGGAGCGCTGCCGAAACCGGCATTGGAGGAGCTGATCGGACAGATCAGGGCGGTCGACATGCAGGAGGTGCATGCCGAGGTTGCCAAGATGCAGGCTGCGGAGGCCTGA
- a CDS encoding calcium-binding protein → MRKTPLLHLFLLPAIMLMPSLSHAETCDGLTATIVGTEKEDRITGTEGDDVIAALGGNDKIDGKSGNDVICGGSGDDEIKGGRGNDRLFGEAGEDKLLGGYGDDQLDGGEGNDKLTGDKGNDKLTGGPGKDKLSAGPGDDHLEGGDGDDTLYGEHGDDRLFGNGGDDRLYGWYGNDKLNGGDGDDQLFDRDGQDMMDGGSGNDACQGLLDGRPSEESATWSGCESLF, encoded by the coding sequence TTGAGAAAAACACCCCTGTTACATCTGTTTCTACTGCCAGCAATCATGCTGATGCCGTCACTTTCCCACGCCGAAACGTGTGACGGACTTACCGCGACGATTGTCGGCACTGAGAAAGAGGACAGGATCACTGGTACGGAAGGGGATGATGTGATTGCAGCTCTTGGCGGCAACGACAAGATCGACGGAAAAAGCGGCAACGACGTGATCTGTGGCGGCAGTGGCGATGATGAGATCAAGGGTGGTCGTGGCAATGACCGCCTGTTCGGTGAGGCGGGCGAGGATAAGCTGCTGGGTGGCTACGGTGACGACCAGCTTGATGGCGGTGAGGGTAATGACAAACTCACGGGTGATAAGGGAAATGACAAGCTCACGGGAGGCCCCGGCAAGGATAAACTGAGTGCCGGCCCGGGAGACGACCATCTTGAGGGTGGCGACGGCGATGACACCCTCTATGGCGAACATGGCGACGACCGGCTATTCGGCAACGGCGGCGATGATCGCTTATATGGATGGTACGGAAACGATAAGCTGAATGGTGGTGACGGCGACGACCAGCTCTTCGATCGCGATGGTCAGGATATGATGGATGGCGGCAGCGGCAATGATGCGTGTCAGGGGTTGCTTGACGGCAGGCCAAGTGAAGAGTCGGCAACGTGGTCCGGTTGCGAAAGCCTGTTTTAA
- a CDS encoding TatD family hydrolase, producing the protein MQLIDSHCHLDDARFDVDRAEVVERARVAGVERFIVPAVSREGWDKLKTLASKHESILPSFGMHPWFCDRHSDDDLELLPAFLEDAVAVGECGLDAGLCKFGVDEQLSWFRGQLRLAAEFELPVIVHAYKTVDTVIHEMKSYPGLRGVVHSFSGSRQQAERLLDLGFYLGIGGAVTHERATRLQGIVKALPIERLLLETDAPDQPPCARSGMRNEPAFLIEIVDHIATLRGIDAEALVRTCNANTMELFRI; encoded by the coding sequence ATGCAGCTGATCGACAGCCACTGCCATCTTGATGATGCGCGCTTTGATGTCGACAGAGCAGAAGTGGTCGAGCGGGCCAGAGTGGCAGGGGTTGAGCGGTTTATTGTTCCTGCGGTCAGCCGGGAGGGCTGGGATAAACTGAAAACGCTCGCGTCAAAGCATGAATCGATCCTTCCTTCCTTCGGCATGCACCCCTGGTTCTGCGACCGGCACAGCGATGATGACCTGGAGTTGTTGCCGGCGTTTCTTGAAGATGCTGTGGCTGTCGGAGAGTGCGGTCTCGATGCCGGATTATGCAAATTTGGCGTGGATGAACAGCTGTCCTGGTTTCGGGGACAGCTTCGTCTGGCTGCCGAATTTGAACTGCCGGTCATTGTTCACGCCTATAAAACCGTTGATACGGTTATCCATGAAATGAAAAGTTATCCGGGCCTGCGTGGCGTGGTACACAGCTTTTCAGGCTCCCGGCAGCAGGCTGAGAGGTTGCTTGATCTGGGCTTCTATCTCGGTATAGGCGGGGCCGTAACACATGAGCGGGCGACCAGGCTGCAGGGTATTGTAAAGGCGCTGCCGATTGAGCGACTGTTGCTCGAAACCGATGCGCCTGATCAGCCACCTTGTGCCCGCAGCGGTATGCGAAACGAGCCTGCTTTTCTGATCGAAATAGTTGACCATATTGCTACGCTTCGCGGCATTGATGCAGAGGCGCTTGTACGCACCTGCAATGCCAACACCATGGAGCTGTTCAGAATATGA